In a genomic window of Xylophilus rhododendri:
- a CDS encoding branched-chain amino acid ABC transporter permease — MNYADYINLAINGLVEGLLMALPALALTLVYGLARFPNAATGDFVTVGGFAGFGMHHLSGSLVVAGLGGAAAGAAAALAAYWLAFRPVMRRPVITLMLTSIGVGFVLRAALGIAFGHEPRAFEMPLQRAMRFGDISILPADISLALLTIVVLAAVFVLLFMTPLGRSLRAIADDPDLARVSGIRRERCMVAMWAIAGMVCGIAGTVSGVRTVIYPDAGWNLLLPAFAAAVIGGLGSPVGAVLGAILLGMLQELATPWTGFVYKIAIGYVVMVIVLLVRPQGLFNRVQKVR; from the coding sequence GTGAATTACGCCGACTACATCAACCTGGCGATCAACGGGCTGGTCGAGGGGCTGCTGATGGCCCTGCCCGCACTCGCCCTCACCCTGGTCTATGGCTTGGCGCGATTCCCCAATGCCGCCACCGGCGATTTCGTGACGGTCGGCGGCTTCGCAGGCTTCGGCATGCACCACCTCAGCGGCTCGCTGGTGGTGGCCGGCCTGGGCGGCGCCGCGGCCGGCGCGGCCGCGGCGCTGGCCGCCTACTGGCTGGCCTTCCGGCCGGTGATGCGGCGCCCGGTCATCACGCTGATGCTGACCTCCATCGGCGTCGGCTTCGTGCTGCGCGCCGCCCTGGGCATCGCCTTCGGCCACGAGCCGCGCGCCTTCGAGATGCCGCTGCAGCGCGCCATGCGTTTCGGCGACATCTCCATCCTGCCGGCCGACATCAGCCTGGCGCTGCTGACCATCGTGGTGCTGGCGGCGGTCTTCGTGCTGCTGTTCATGACGCCGCTGGGCCGCTCGCTGCGCGCCATCGCGGACGACCCCGACCTGGCCCGCGTCAGCGGCATCCGCAGGGAGCGCTGCATGGTCGCCATGTGGGCCATCGCCGGCATGGTCTGCGGCATCGCCGGCACCGTCTCGGGCGTGCGCACGGTGATCTATCCGGATGCCGGCTGGAACCTGCTGCTGCCGGCTTTCGCCGCCGCCGTGATCGGCGGCCTGGGCAGCCCGGTCGGCGCGGTGCTGGGCGCCATCCTGCTGGGCATGCTGCAGGAACTGGCCACGCCCTGGACCGGCTTCGTCTACAAGATCGCCATCGGCTACGTGGTCATGGTGATCGTGCTGCTGGTGCGGCCGCAGGGCCTGTTCAACCGTGTGCAGAAGGTGCGCTGA
- the pxpB gene encoding 5-oxoprolinase subunit PxpB produces MNLQATENRPLLAMPADGSIEPVGDRCLMVRLGAQVDEALSRLVHAVAARLLDAALPGVVDVVPAFTTVAVYFQPLAFRAVQGLPSVQLTRQIEQVLAAGVPALASAGRLVEIPACYGGEYGPDLEDVARQCQLSPEEVVTLHSSRPLTVYAFFFSPGNAFAGPVDVRLQVKRRPTPRTRVEAGSVAIANGISSIYQTTSPGGWNLLGRTPWNMFDITADPPTRVQLGDRIQFRPITPEEFRDTVEARP; encoded by the coding sequence ATGAACCTGCAAGCCACCGAAAACCGGCCGCTCCTGGCCATGCCCGCGGACGGGTCGATCGAACCCGTCGGCGACCGCTGCCTGATGGTCCGCCTGGGGGCCCAGGTGGACGAGGCGCTGAGCCGCCTGGTCCACGCCGTGGCCGCGCGCCTGCTGGACGCCGCCCTGCCCGGTGTCGTCGATGTGGTGCCGGCCTTCACCACGGTGGCGGTGTATTTCCAGCCCCTGGCTTTCCGCGCGGTCCAGGGCCTGCCCTCGGTGCAGCTGACCCGGCAGATCGAACAGGTTCTGGCCGCGGGCGTGCCGGCATTGGCCAGCGCCGGCCGGCTGGTCGAGATTCCGGCCTGCTACGGCGGCGAATACGGCCCCGACCTGGAAGACGTGGCCCGCCAGTGCCAGCTCTCGCCCGAGGAGGTGGTCACCCTGCACAGCAGCCGGCCGCTGACGGTCTATGCCTTCTTCTTCTCGCCGGGCAATGCCTTCGCCGGGCCGGTGGATGTCCGCCTGCAGGTCAAGCGCCGGCCCACGCCGCGCACGCGTGTGGAGGCCGGTTCGGTGGCCATCGCCAACGGCATCTCCTCCATCTACCAGACCACCTCGCCGGGCGGCTGGAACCTGCTGGGGCGCACGCCGTGGAACATGTTCGACATCACGGCGGATCCACCCACGCGGGTGCAGCTGGGCGACCGTATCCAGTTCCGGCCGATCACGCCGGAAGAGTTCCGCGACACGGTGGAGGCCCGCCCATGA
- a CDS encoding LamB/YcsF family protein, with protein sequence MASIDINCDMGESFGAWNMGNDLEILGHVTSANIACGFHAGDPDVMFKTVQAAIASNVAIGAHPGLPDLQGFGRRAMAMTSAEVYNLTLYQIGALQAFAQSQGSQLHHVKSHGALYNMTVKDASLARAFAQAVYDYDPGLLVYVANANMTEAAQNLGLPVAFEVYADRSYQDDGTLTPRNLPHAMIEDVEQAVTQVKRMVCDGVVRSLSGKDVPIVADTLCIHGDQPGAVLFARTIRDALQAEGIEVIAG encoded by the coding sequence ATGGCATCCATCGACATCAACTGCGACATGGGCGAGAGCTTCGGCGCCTGGAACATGGGCAACGACCTGGAAATTCTCGGCCACGTCACCTCCGCCAACATCGCCTGCGGCTTCCATGCGGGCGATCCGGACGTGATGTTCAAGACGGTGCAGGCCGCCATCGCCAGCAACGTGGCCATCGGCGCCCATCCCGGCCTGCCGGACCTGCAGGGCTTCGGCCGCCGCGCCATGGCCATGACCTCGGCCGAGGTCTACAACCTCACGCTCTACCAGATCGGCGCGCTGCAGGCCTTCGCCCAAAGCCAGGGCAGCCAGCTGCACCATGTGAAGAGCCACGGCGCGCTCTACAACATGACGGTCAAGGATGCCTCCCTGGCCCGCGCCTTCGCACAGGCCGTGTACGACTACGACCCGGGCCTGCTGGTCTACGTGGCCAACGCCAACATGACCGAGGCGGCGCAGAACCTGGGCCTGCCGGTGGCCTTCGAGGTGTATGCCGACCGCAGCTACCAGGACGACGGCACCCTCACCCCGCGCAACCTGCCGCACGCCATGATCGAGGACGTGGAGCAGGCCGTCACCCAGGTCAAACGCATGGTCTGCGACGGCGTGGTGCGTTCGCTCTCGGGCAAGGACGTGCCCATCGTGGCGGACACCCTGTGCATCCACGGCGACCAGCCCGGCGCGGTGCTGTTCGCCCGCACCATCCGCGATGCCCTCCAGGCCGAGGGCATCGAGGTCATCGCCGGCTGA
- a CDS encoding 5-oxoprolinase subunit C family protein, whose product MSRVVKNKPVMKVERPGMYSLLQDLGRLGHQLIGVPVNGPMDEWSHRLANALVGNPADAAVLECTLTGPRVSFGQDVLIALCGADLQASAEGRPVPLQRPVMLRAGVALEFGERRAGARVYLAVRGGFATEPVLGSRSTYVRGGLGGFQGRALKKGDVLPLGAAEETPLAELLRDSGLPMLADLPRALTLPAHLPGRLRFVPGPHWAHFTDEAKDAFTTLPYRVSQETDRMGARLSGQALKLKAPLELVSEATVFGTVQVPPDGQPIVLMADRQSAGGYPKIGYVCSADLPLLAQSLPGDVLGFEPVTQQAAEELWLASETRLGAACAKAARSLR is encoded by the coding sequence ATGAGCCGCGTTGTTAAAAACAAGCCGGTCATGAAGGTCGAACGCCCCGGCATGTACAGCCTGCTGCAGGACCTGGGCCGCCTCGGCCACCAGCTGATCGGCGTGCCGGTCAACGGGCCGATGGACGAGTGGTCGCACCGCCTGGCCAATGCGCTGGTGGGCAACCCGGCCGATGCGGCGGTGCTCGAATGCACCCTCACCGGCCCGCGGGTCAGCTTCGGCCAGGACGTGCTGATCGCCCTGTGCGGCGCCGACCTGCAGGCCAGCGCCGAGGGCCGCCCGGTGCCGCTGCAGCGCCCGGTGATGCTGCGGGCCGGCGTGGCGCTGGAGTTCGGCGAGCGCCGCGCCGGCGCCCGCGTCTACCTGGCCGTGCGCGGCGGCTTCGCCACCGAGCCGGTGCTGGGCAGCCGCAGCACCTATGTGCGCGGCGGCCTGGGCGGCTTCCAGGGCCGGGCCCTCAAGAAGGGCGATGTACTTCCCCTGGGCGCCGCCGAGGAAACCCCGCTGGCCGAACTGCTGCGCGACAGCGGCCTGCCGATGCTGGCCGACCTGCCGCGGGCCCTGACGCTGCCGGCGCACCTGCCCGGCCGCCTGCGTTTCGTCCCCGGCCCGCATTGGGCGCATTTCACCGACGAAGCGAAGGACGCCTTCACCACCCTGCCCTACCGCGTCAGCCAGGAAACCGACCGCATGGGCGCCCGCCTGTCCGGCCAGGCCCTCAAGCTGAAGGCGCCGCTGGAACTGGTGTCCGAGGCCACCGTCTTCGGCACCGTGCAGGTGCCGCCCGATGGCCAGCCCATCGTGCTCATGGCCGACCGGCAGAGCGCCGGCGGTTATCCCAAGATCGGCTATGTCTGCAGCGCCGACCTGCCGCTGCTGGCGCAATCGCTGCCCGGCGATGTGCTGGGCTTCGAGCCGGTCACCCAGCAGGCCGCCGAGGAACTCTGGCTCGCCTCCGAAACCCGCCTCGGCGCGGCCTGCGCCAAGGCGGCGCGGTCGCTGCGCTGA
- a CDS encoding branched-chain amino acid ABC transporter permease, with protein METYVLTIAIVTGIYILLSLSLDLQYGFTGLINFGLAGFFAVGAYTSAILTMKTGLSPLLSFPAAALAAALLAWPLGRIALRLRDDYLAIVTLGFSEIGRLVLVQEQQYTEGVRGIAGVPRLGASWGTPRFSEMLLLGMLVLCIVGVVLFLRRITHSPYGRTIQAIRDDETAVRVLGKEPAVFKTQVLMLGGAIAGLAGAFFAHYMTYIVPDLFLPLVTFYIWMAIIMGGVGRLRGAVAGAVILVAFTEGVRFLRGVIPGVSDAHMGSLQLGIVGLVLILFMRWRPQGVFGARGAK; from the coding sequence ATGGAAACCTATGTCCTGACCATCGCCATCGTCACCGGCATCTACATCCTGCTGAGCCTGTCGCTGGACCTGCAGTACGGCTTCACCGGCCTGATCAACTTCGGGCTGGCGGGCTTCTTCGCCGTGGGGGCCTATACCTCGGCCATCCTGACGATGAAGACGGGGCTGAGCCCGCTGCTGTCCTTCCCGGCAGCCGCCCTGGCCGCCGCCCTGCTGGCCTGGCCGCTGGGCCGCATCGCGCTGCGCCTGCGCGACGACTACCTGGCCATCGTCACCCTGGGCTTTTCCGAGATCGGGCGCCTGGTGCTGGTGCAGGAGCAGCAGTACACCGAGGGCGTACGCGGCATCGCCGGCGTGCCGCGCCTGGGTGCCAGCTGGGGCACGCCGCGTTTCAGCGAGATGCTGCTGCTGGGCATGCTGGTGCTGTGCATCGTGGGCGTGGTGCTGTTCCTGCGCCGCATCACCCACAGCCCCTACGGCCGCACCATCCAGGCGATCCGCGACGACGAGACCGCCGTGCGGGTGCTGGGCAAGGAGCCGGCGGTCTTCAAGACCCAGGTGCTGATGCTGGGCGGCGCCATCGCGGGCCTGGCGGGCGCCTTCTTCGCCCACTACATGACCTACATCGTGCCGGACCTGTTCCTGCCCCTGGTCACCTTCTACATCTGGATGGCCATCATCATGGGCGGCGTCGGCCGGCTGCGCGGCGCGGTGGCCGGGGCGGTGATCCTGGTGGCCTTCACCGAGGGCGTGCGGTTCCTGCGCGGGGTGATACCGGGCGTGTCGGACGCCCACATGGGCAGCCTGCAGCTGGGCATCGTCGGCCTGGTGCTGATTCTTTTCATGCGCTGGCGGCCGCAGGGCGTGTTCGGCGCGCGGGGGGCCAAGTGA
- a CDS encoding ABC transporter ATP-binding protein, with amino-acid sequence MKPVLSVQDLAGGYSEVDILKGISLEVMPGEIVTIAGTNGAGKSTVIKAIMGLLPRSRGTVMLGDTDLATLSVEDRLDCGIGYVPQVANVFASLSVHENLLVVQGVKKPRERADAMYALFPALAGHRRRAAGSLSGGERQQLAFARALMRQPDTLLLDEPTAALSPARVDEILDYVRVLPASGTTVLMVEQRARQSLAISQRGYIIDQGRVAMQGAARDLLNDPKAADLFLGKHSEQT; translated from the coding sequence ATGAAGCCGGTGCTGAGCGTACAGGACCTGGCCGGCGGCTACAGCGAGGTCGACATCCTCAAGGGCATCTCGCTGGAGGTGATGCCGGGCGAGATCGTCACCATCGCCGGCACCAACGGCGCGGGCAAGTCCACCGTCATCAAGGCCATCATGGGCCTGCTGCCGCGCTCGCGCGGCACGGTGATGCTGGGCGACACCGACCTGGCCACCCTGTCGGTGGAAGACCGGCTCGACTGCGGCATCGGCTACGTGCCCCAGGTGGCCAATGTGTTCGCCTCGTTGTCGGTGCACGAGAACCTGCTGGTGGTGCAGGGCGTGAAGAAGCCGCGCGAGCGGGCCGATGCGATGTACGCCCTGTTCCCGGCGCTGGCGGGGCACCGCAGGCGCGCGGCCGGATCGCTCTCCGGCGGCGAGCGCCAGCAGCTGGCCTTCGCCCGCGCCCTGATGCGCCAGCCCGACACCCTGCTGCTGGACGAACCCACCGCCGCCCTCTCGCCCGCCCGGGTCGACGAGATCCTGGACTATGTGCGGGTGCTGCCCGCCAGCGGCACCACCGTGCTGATGGTGGAGCAGCGCGCCCGGCAGTCGCTGGCCATCAGCCAGCGCGGCTACATCATCGACCAGGGCCGGGTGGCCATGCAGGGTGCCGCCCGGGACCTGCTGAACGACCCGAAAGCGGCCGACCTCTTCCTCGGCAAGCACAGCGAACAAACCTGA
- a CDS encoding N-acyl-D-amino-acid deacylase family protein, whose protein sequence is MNQNKQAFDLVIVGATIVDGSGRPGFVADVGIADGRIAGIGTLPADAGRERVQAAGRVLAPGFIDVHTHDDRALLTPGAMTAKLSQGVTTVVTGNCGLSLAPGQVRGPIPPPLDLIATPEWLRYPRFADYLEAIDRQGTATNAVCLVGHLSLRANVMDDLERAATPAECQAMQELLADALQAGAWGMSTGTFYPPARHASTDEIVAVGEPLREHGGLYATHMRNEAEKVIDALDETFEIGRRLGVRVLISHHKLAGVANHGRSVETLKRIAAAMEKQPVSIDCYPYNASSTVLRPEFVARASSVLVSWSQTMPQFAGRTLSDVAAELGCTDEEAATQLMPAGAIYFMMDEADVRRILAFPKTMVGSDGMPHDEHPHPRLWGTFPRVLGHYAREEKLFSLETAVHKMSGLTAQELGLAGRGLVAEGMAADLVLFDPDTVNDSASFAEPRALSAGIDQVWVNGRLAFADGALQDEHAGRVIRRGA, encoded by the coding sequence ATGAACCAGAACAAGCAAGCATTCGACCTCGTCATCGTCGGCGCCACCATCGTGGACGGCAGCGGCCGGCCCGGCTTCGTGGCCGATGTGGGCATCGCCGATGGCCGCATCGCCGGCATCGGCACGTTGCCGGCCGATGCCGGCCGTGAACGGGTCCAGGCGGCCGGCCGGGTGCTGGCGCCGGGTTTCATCGATGTGCACACGCATGACGACCGGGCCCTGCTGACGCCGGGCGCGATGACGGCCAAGCTGTCCCAGGGCGTGACCACGGTGGTCACCGGCAACTGCGGGCTGAGCCTGGCGCCGGGGCAGGTGCGCGGGCCCATCCCGCCGCCGCTGGACCTGATCGCCACGCCGGAGTGGCTGCGTTATCCGCGTTTCGCCGACTACCTGGAGGCGATAGACCGCCAGGGCACGGCCACCAACGCCGTCTGCCTGGTCGGCCACCTGAGCCTGCGCGCCAATGTGATGGACGACCTGGAGCGGGCCGCCACGCCGGCCGAATGCCAGGCCATGCAGGAGCTGCTGGCCGATGCCTTGCAGGCCGGCGCCTGGGGCATGTCCACCGGCACCTTCTACCCGCCGGCACGCCATGCCAGCACCGACGAGATCGTGGCCGTGGGCGAGCCGCTGCGCGAGCACGGCGGCCTCTATGCCACCCACATGCGCAACGAGGCCGAGAAGGTCATCGATGCGCTGGACGAGACCTTCGAGATCGGCCGCCGCCTGGGCGTGCGGGTGCTGATCTCGCACCACAAGCTGGCCGGCGTGGCCAACCATGGCCGTTCGGTGGAGACCCTCAAGCGCATCGCCGCGGCGATGGAGAAGCAGCCGGTGTCCATCGACTGCTATCCCTACAACGCTTCCTCGACCGTGCTGCGGCCGGAGTTCGTGGCGCGCGCCTCCTCGGTGCTGGTGAGCTGGTCGCAGACCATGCCGCAGTTCGCCGGCCGCACCTTGTCCGATGTGGCGGCCGAACTCGGCTGCACCGACGAGGAGGCCGCCACGCAGCTGATGCCGGCCGGCGCCATCTATTTCATGATGGACGAGGCCGATGTGCGCCGCATCCTGGCCTTTCCCAAGACCATGGTGGGCTCGGACGGCATGCCGCACGACGAGCATCCGCATCCGCGTTTGTGGGGCACCTTCCCGCGGGTGCTGGGCCACTACGCCCGGGAAGAGAAGCTGTTCAGCCTGGAAACCGCCGTGCACAAGATGAGCGGCCTGACCGCGCAGGAGCTGGGCCTGGCCGGCCGCGGCCTGGTCGCTGAGGGCATGGCGGCGGACCTGGTGCTGTTCGATCCTGACACGGTGAACGACAGTGCCAGCTTCGCCGAGCCGCGTGCGCTCAGCGCGGGCATAGACCAGGTCTGGGTGAACGGGCGGCTGGCCTTCGCCGACGGCGCCCTGCAAGACGAGCACGCCGGGCGGGTGATCCGCCGCGGCGCCTGA
- a CDS encoding GntR family transcriptional regulator translates to MNTSKVADETSADSDIDDSGGLGKGLANQAYEALVDLIFSRELQQGDLVQERMLALQLGISRTPLRAAMHRLEGERILERRGGRLVVRQVTLQEIMEALHVRRLLESEAAAKAAGKVPKPLLDGLRRRIQTLLELDDPASPEHQALDADLHGAVIEWCGNQMLGEMIDEVRRKTRMFSLKRLNNRLAPVCLEHLAMVDALERGDGPAAAAETARHIDNIRQSIIDKLAG, encoded by the coding sequence ATGAACACCAGCAAAGTCGCGGACGAGACATCCGCGGATTCCGACATCGACGACAGCGGCGGCCTGGGCAAGGGCCTGGCCAACCAGGCCTACGAGGCGCTGGTCGACCTGATCTTCTCGCGCGAACTCCAGCAGGGCGACCTGGTGCAGGAGCGCATGCTGGCGCTGCAGCTGGGCATCTCGCGCACGCCGCTGCGCGCGGCCATGCACCGCCTCGAAGGCGAACGCATCCTGGAGCGGCGCGGCGGCCGCCTGGTGGTGCGGCAGGTGACGCTGCAGGAGATCATGGAGGCGCTGCATGTGCGCCGCCTGCTCGAATCCGAGGCCGCGGCCAAGGCGGCCGGCAAGGTGCCCAAGCCCTTGCTGGACGGCCTGCGCCGGCGCATCCAGACCCTGCTGGAACTCGACGACCCGGCCAGCCCCGAGCACCAGGCGCTGGACGCCGACCTGCACGGCGCGGTCATCGAATGGTGCGGCAACCAGATGCTGGGCGAGATGATCGACGAGGTGCGGCGCAAGACCCGCATGTTCTCGCTCAAGCGCCTCAACAACCGCCTGGCGCCGGTCTGCCTGGAGCACCTGGCCATGGTCGATGCGCTGGAGCGCGGCGACGGCCCGGCGGCCGCGGCCGAGACGGCGCGCCATATCGACAACATCCGCCAGTCCATCATCGACAAGCTGGCGGGCTGA
- a CDS encoding metal-dependent hydrolase family protein, whose protein sequence is MIIFKNALVRDHAHTGSELFNVVVDGESITQVTPGPVDIPGAQLIDLAGKTLMPGLVDCHAHVIASVANLGLNGRLPNTFAILRAVPILEGMLKRGFTTVRDAGGADYAMAKAIEDGIIPGPRLFVAGKALSQTGGHGDFRERFDNTDPDPCGCNRNMGAIGRIVDGVDDVRKAVREEMRAGASHIKIMASGGVASPTDPIGNMQFSVDEVRAMVEEAGNHQTYVMAHAYTGKAIKRVVELGVRTIEHGNLIDDEAAETMARHGAFVVPTLVTYDAMARVGARMGLSPETLAKNDAVMKQGFAALGLLKKHGVKMGLGTDLLGDMQQFQSDELTLRANILGAYEVLCQATQTGAEIVGMQGKLGVVQAGAYADLLVVDGDPLADIGVLGGQGERIDGILKAGAWVKQA, encoded by the coding sequence ATGATCATTTTCAAGAACGCCCTGGTCCGCGACCACGCCCATACCGGCTCCGAGCTTTTCAACGTGGTCGTGGACGGCGAGTCCATCACCCAGGTCACGCCCGGCCCGGTGGACATCCCCGGCGCCCAGCTCATCGACCTGGCCGGCAAGACCCTGATGCCGGGCCTGGTGGACTGCCATGCCCACGTCATCGCCTCGGTGGCCAACCTGGGCCTGAACGGGCGCCTGCCCAACACCTTCGCCATCCTGCGTGCGGTGCCCATCCTCGAAGGCATGCTCAAGCGCGGCTTCACCACCGTGCGCGATGCCGGCGGCGCCGACTACGCCATGGCCAAGGCGATCGAGGACGGCATCATCCCCGGCCCGCGCCTCTTCGTGGCCGGCAAGGCGCTGTCGCAGACCGGCGGCCACGGCGACTTCCGCGAACGCTTCGACAACACCGATCCCGACCCCTGCGGCTGCAACCGCAACATGGGCGCCATCGGCCGCATCGTCGACGGCGTGGACGACGTGCGCAAGGCGGTGCGGGAAGAGATGCGCGCCGGCGCCAGCCACATCAAGATCATGGCCTCCGGCGGCGTGGCATCGCCCACCGACCCGATCGGCAACATGCAGTTCTCGGTGGACGAGGTGCGCGCCATGGTGGAAGAGGCGGGCAACCACCAGACCTATGTGATGGCCCATGCCTATACCGGCAAGGCGATCAAGCGGGTGGTGGAACTGGGGGTGCGCACCATCGAGCACGGCAACCTGATCGACGACGAGGCGGCCGAGACCATGGCCCGCCACGGCGCCTTCGTGGTGCCCACCCTGGTGACCTACGACGCCATGGCCCGCGTCGGCGCGCGGATGGGCCTGTCGCCCGAAACACTGGCGAAGAACGACGCGGTGATGAAGCAGGGCTTCGCGGCACTCGGCCTGCTGAAGAAACACGGCGTGAAGATGGGCCTGGGCACCGACCTGCTGGGCGACATGCAGCAGTTCCAGAGCGACGAACTCACGCTGCGCGCCAACATCCTCGGCGCCTACGAGGTACTGTGCCAGGCCACGCAGACCGGTGCCGAGATCGTCGGCATGCAGGGCAAGCTGGGCGTGGTGCAGGCGGGCGCATACGCCGACCTGCTGGTGGTCGATGGCGATCCGCTGGCCGACATCGGCGTGCTCGGCGGCCAGGGCGAGCGCATAGACGGCATCCTGAAGGCGGGGGCCTGGGTCAAGCAGGCCTGA
- a CDS encoding pyridoxal phosphate-dependent aminotransferase gives MPSVIEQPLDTRLSARLAAARPSATGAASARARELAAQGRSIISLSEGELDFDTPAHIRQAAALAMEQGQTRYTDVGGTPRLKAAVMHKFVRDNGLRYEAKEIIAATGAKQILFNAMLATVDAGDEVIVVAPYWVSYSEMVRIAGGEPVVLVPDAANDFKLTPEMLAAAITPRTRWLMLNAPGNPSGALYTEDEFRALAEVVARHPRLLVVADDIYEAIVFEGRFCSFAQAAPAMQARTLTINGVSKAYAMTGWRLGYAGGPAWLIKALELLQSQSTSNPSSVSQAAAVAALEGPQAFLDDWRQRLRARRDLALDILARAAPLLTMRRPPAAFYLYADCSATLGMRTPAGELIASDIDFARYLLEGAGVAVVPGTAFGLAPYVRLAYALSDERLREACERIVAACAALLPPESRP, from the coding sequence ATGCCATCCGTCATCGAACAGCCCCTGGACACCCGCCTGTCGGCCCGCCTGGCCGCCGCGCGTCCATCGGCCACCGGCGCCGCCTCGGCCCGTGCCCGCGAACTCGCCGCCCAGGGCCGCAGCATCATCAGCCTGAGCGAGGGCGAACTGGATTTCGACACGCCCGCGCACATCCGCCAGGCCGCCGCGCTGGCCATGGAGCAGGGCCAGACCCGCTATACCGACGTCGGCGGCACGCCCCGGCTGAAGGCGGCCGTGATGCACAAATTCGTGCGCGACAACGGCCTGCGCTACGAGGCCAAAGAGATCATCGCCGCCACCGGCGCCAAGCAGATCCTGTTCAACGCCATGCTGGCCACGGTGGATGCGGGCGACGAGGTGATCGTGGTCGCGCCCTACTGGGTGTCCTATTCCGAGATGGTGCGCATCGCCGGCGGCGAGCCGGTGGTGCTGGTGCCGGATGCGGCGAACGATTTCAAGCTCACCCCCGAAATGCTGGCCGCGGCCATCACACCGCGCACCCGCTGGCTGATGCTGAACGCGCCGGGCAATCCTTCCGGCGCGCTCTACACGGAGGACGAATTCCGCGCCCTGGCCGAAGTGGTGGCCCGCCATCCGCGCCTGCTCGTGGTGGCCGACGACATCTACGAGGCCATCGTCTTCGAGGGCCGCTTCTGCTCCTTCGCCCAGGCCGCGCCGGCCATGCAGGCACGCACGCTGACGATCAACGGCGTCTCCAAGGCCTACGCCATGACCGGCTGGCGCCTGGGCTACGCGGGCGGGCCGGCCTGGCTGATCAAGGCGCTGGAGCTGCTGCAGTCGCAGAGCACCAGCAACCCCAGCTCGGTGAGCCAGGCCGCCGCGGTGGCCGCCCTCGAAGGCCCGCAGGCCTTCCTCGACGACTGGCGCCAGCGCCTGCGCGCGCGCCGCGACCTGGCGCTGGACATCCTGGCCCGGGCCGCGCCGCTGCTGACCATGCGCCGCCCGCCGGCCGCCTTCTACCTCTACGCCGACTGCTCGGCCACGCTGGGCATGCGTACCCCGGCGGGCGAGCTCATCGCCAGCGACATCGACTTCGCCCGCTACCTGCTCGAAGGGGCCGGCGTGGCGGTGGTGCCCGGCACCGCCTTCGGCCTGGCGCCCTATGTGCGGCTGGCCTATGCCCTGTCGGACGAACGCCTGCGCGAGGCCTGTGAACGCATCGTCGCGGCCTGCGCGGCGCTGCTGCCGCCAGAATCACGGCCATGA
- a CDS encoding ABC transporter ATP-binding protein, translating to MKHLSVKDISLAYGDFQVLQGVSFEATLGGIHGMIGPNGAGKSTLFSVLSGLMQADGGEVRFGDTGFGSLGADKRAQMGLGRTFQIPREFKHLTVRDNLLVGPRKQPGESLLSLFLSPGKVRRFEQEACERADSLIDFLKLAPVAGKLAGGLSGGQKKLLELGRALMSEPSFILLDEPYAGVNPVLIDEISERIREINRERGIGFLIIEHNLMALNRLVEDLYVLDSGRLIAHGEPAAVLEHPQVRAAYMGAAA from the coding sequence GTGAAACATCTCTCGGTCAAGGACATCAGCCTGGCCTATGGCGACTTCCAGGTGCTGCAGGGCGTGAGCTTCGAGGCCACGCTGGGCGGCATCCACGGCATGATCGGTCCCAACGGCGCGGGCAAGAGCACGCTGTTCTCGGTGCTCAGCGGCCTGATGCAGGCCGACGGCGGCGAGGTCCGTTTCGGCGACACCGGCTTCGGCTCCCTCGGCGCCGACAAACGCGCGCAGATGGGCCTGGGCCGCACCTTCCAGATCCCGCGCGAGTTCAAGCACCTCACCGTGCGCGACAACCTGCTGGTCGGCCCGCGCAAGCAGCCGGGCGAGTCGCTGCTGTCGCTCTTCCTGTCTCCCGGCAAGGTGCGCAGGTTCGAGCAGGAGGCTTGCGAGCGGGCCGACAGCCTGATCGATTTCCTCAAGCTCGCGCCGGTCGCCGGCAAGCTGGCGGGCGGCCTGTCGGGCGGGCAGAAGAAGCTGCTGGAGCTGGGCCGGGCGCTGATGTCCGAGCCGAGCTTCATCCTGCTCGACGAGCCTTATGCCGGCGTCAACCCGGTGCTGATCGACGAAATTTCGGAGCGCATCCGCGAGATCAACCGCGAGCGCGGCATCGGCTTTCTCATCATCGAACACAACCTCATGGCGCTGAACCGGCTGGTCGAAGACCTCTATGTGCTCGACAGCGGCAGGCTGATCGCCCATGGCGAGCCGGCCGCCGTGCTGGAACACCCGCAGGTGCGCGCCGCCTACATGGGAGCCGCCGCATGA